One stretch of Halarchaeum grantii DNA includes these proteins:
- a CDS encoding hybrid sensor histidine kinase/response regulator has product MNDLVSGGEASDEIRVLHVDDDAALGELVATSLERVNGRLSVETVQSADAGLDALADETFDCVVSDYDMPGRDGIEFLRVLRATHPRVPFVLYTGKGSEEVASDAITAGASDYLQKEGSIDHYGVLANRIVTLVEHERAETTMNDAQRLFSELADRTTDVLWLVSAEWEEVVFINDAYEDVFGQPRERLEANPRAFLEPVAPGDRERLEAAIEALGEGVSMDIEVGVVTPDGTTRDIWIKGEPITDESGTVTHLGGFTRDVTERTERERELASAERQYRAMFEDPNILVGVLEPDGVVRDVNQTAMEYIEGDLDDVLGEPFAETPWWGDDDALRADVDEWVARAAAGEYVEFEADITGTDRMRTVSGTFRPVRDDDGTVTAIIVSDRDITERTDRERELVRVRDLLEKTERIADVGGWEIDAETMDVFWSENLFDILGIEGDEEPPLEGALDVYHEEDRATVANAVEAGLEDGESFDIEVRFLTPTEDVRWLRVQGVPVLEGGDVVTLRGAVQDVTEQKRDERELMRQNERLEEFASVVSHDLRNPLNVASGYLDLARETSDSDALAEVGRAHERMNDLIDDLLTLARTGDHVREETALDLASVAEDAWRHVPTGAATLEVASTTTVYADRSLLQQLLENLFRNAVEHGSAGPPSPTPAHAVEHTSTDSRREGETGADDEGAVTVTVAARPDGFVVADDGPGIPAEARERVFDAGYSTSESGTGFGLAITERCADAHGWTVRVAESERGGARFEFTDVRTS; this is encoded by the coding sequence ATGAACGACCTCGTGTCGGGCGGGGAGGCGAGCGACGAGATCCGCGTCCTACACGTGGACGACGACGCCGCGCTCGGTGAGCTCGTCGCGACGTCGCTCGAACGCGTGAACGGCCGCCTCAGCGTCGAGACCGTCCAGAGCGCGGACGCGGGACTGGACGCACTCGCGGACGAGACGTTCGACTGCGTCGTCTCCGACTACGACATGCCGGGACGGGACGGCATCGAGTTCCTCCGGGTGCTGCGCGCGACGCACCCCCGGGTGCCGTTCGTCCTCTACACGGGGAAGGGTTCCGAGGAAGTCGCGAGCGACGCCATCACGGCGGGCGCGAGCGACTACCTCCAGAAGGAGGGCAGCATCGACCACTACGGCGTGCTGGCGAATCGCATCGTGACGCTCGTCGAGCACGAGCGCGCGGAGACGACGATGAACGACGCCCAGCGGCTCTTCTCAGAGCTCGCCGACCGGACGACGGACGTCCTCTGGTTGGTCAGCGCCGAATGGGAGGAGGTCGTGTTCATCAACGACGCCTACGAGGACGTCTTCGGCCAGCCCCGCGAGCGTCTCGAAGCGAACCCGCGGGCGTTCCTCGAGCCCGTGGCGCCGGGCGACCGCGAGCGCCTCGAAGCCGCGATTGAGGCCCTCGGGGAGGGCGTGTCGATGGACATCGAGGTCGGCGTCGTCACGCCCGACGGGACGACGCGCGACATCTGGATCAAGGGCGAGCCGATCACGGACGAGTCGGGCACGGTCACGCACCTCGGCGGATTCACGCGCGACGTCACCGAACGGACGGAACGCGAGCGCGAGCTCGCGAGCGCCGAGCGCCAGTACCGGGCGATGTTCGAGGACCCGAACATCCTCGTCGGCGTCCTCGAGCCGGACGGCGTCGTTCGGGACGTCAATCAGACCGCGATGGAGTACATCGAGGGCGACCTCGACGACGTGCTCGGCGAACCGTTCGCGGAAACGCCGTGGTGGGGTGACGATGACGCGCTCCGGGCGGACGTCGACGAGTGGGTGGCGCGCGCGGCGGCCGGCGAATACGTCGAGTTCGAAGCCGACATCACGGGCACCGACCGGATGCGGACCGTCAGCGGCACCTTCCGGCCGGTGCGCGACGACGACGGCACCGTGACGGCGATCATCGTCTCCGACCGCGACATCACGGAGCGAACGGACCGCGAGCGCGAGCTCGTGCGGGTGCGCGACCTCCTCGAGAAGACGGAGCGAATCGCGGACGTCGGCGGCTGGGAGATAGACGCGGAAACGATGGACGTCTTCTGGTCGGAGAACCTCTTCGACATCCTCGGGATCGAGGGCGACGAGGAGCCGCCGCTCGAAGGGGCGCTCGACGTCTACCACGAGGAAGACCGCGCCACCGTCGCGAACGCCGTCGAGGCCGGCCTCGAAGACGGGGAGTCCTTCGATATCGAGGTGCGCTTCCTGACGCCGACCGAGGACGTGCGCTGGCTGCGCGTGCAGGGCGTGCCCGTGCTCGAGGGCGGCGACGTCGTCACCCTCCGTGGCGCGGTGCAGGACGTCACGGAGCAAAAGCGCGACGAGCGCGAGTTGATGCGGCAGAACGAGCGCCTCGAGGAGTTCGCGAGCGTCGTGTCACACGACCTCCGCAACCCGCTGAACGTCGCGAGCGGCTACCTCGACCTCGCGCGTGAGACGAGTGATAGCGACGCGCTCGCGGAGGTCGGACGGGCGCACGAGCGCATGAACGACCTCATTGACGACCTCCTGACGCTCGCACGAACCGGCGACCACGTCCGCGAGGAGACCGCGCTCGACCTCGCGAGCGTCGCGGAGGACGCGTGGCGACACGTCCCGACCGGGGCCGCGACGCTCGAAGTCGCGAGCACGACGACGGTGTACGCCGACCGGAGCCTCCTCCAGCAGCTCCTCGAGAACCTCTTCCGGAACGCGGTCGAGCACGGTTCGGCCGGCCCGCCGTCGCCCACGCCGGCGCACGCCGTCGAACACACCTCGACTGACTCCCGACGCGAGGGCGAGACCGGCGCCGACGACGAGGGGGCCGTGACGGTCACCGTGGCGGCGCGCCCGGACGGGTTCGTCGTCGCGGACGACGGCCCCGGCATCCCTGCGGAGGCACGGGAGCGGGTCTTCGACGCCGGCTACTCGACGAGCGAGTCCGGCACCGGCTTCGGGCTCGCGATTACCGAGCGCTGCGCGGACGCGCACGGCTGGACGGTGCGCGTCGCCGAG
- a CDS encoding DUF4350 domain-containing protein, with amino-acid sequence MDVPWRTGALVALLCAVLLTGGYAAATSTADFGAYNRGWDGTSDLRQVAADAGATPTVVRDTDEYAGVPANDTVAVVLSPDQPYTDAEQRTLRQFVADGGTLVVAGDRDGEANALLAALGARTRLDGRALRDPRHYERGPALPRLTNVTGSPWTTGVDTLVFNYGTVLTPAGGRVLATSSPNAYLDANANGTLDASDPVGRHPVVATESVQAGRVVVVADASLFLNAMLERGDNRRFATALFDDHRHALLDYSHTAALPLAVSALYALRDSALGQLAVALAALAAVAAWPYRRRVLDALARSAPTETDTPPRLDAEAIDAYLAREHPDWDAERRARVVQGVITRRRESPRDD; translated from the coding sequence GTGGACGTGCCGTGGCGCACCGGCGCGCTCGTCGCGCTCCTCTGTGCCGTCCTCCTCACCGGCGGCTACGCCGCCGCCACGTCGACTGCGGATTTCGGCGCGTACAACCGTGGCTGGGACGGCACCAGCGACCTCCGACAGGTCGCGGCCGACGCCGGCGCGACCCCGACGGTCGTCCGCGACACCGACGAGTACGCGGGCGTCCCGGCGAACGACACCGTCGCCGTCGTGCTCTCGCCCGATCAGCCCTACACGGACGCCGAGCAGCGCACCCTCCGCCAGTTCGTCGCCGACGGCGGGACGCTCGTCGTCGCCGGCGACCGCGACGGCGAGGCAAACGCGCTCCTCGCCGCGCTCGGCGCCCGCACTCGACTCGACGGGCGCGCCCTCCGCGACCCCCGACACTACGAGCGCGGCCCCGCACTCCCTCGTCTCACGAACGTCACCGGGAGCCCGTGGACGACCGGCGTCGACACGCTCGTCTTCAACTACGGCACCGTGCTCACCCCGGCGGGCGGCCGCGTGCTCGCGACGTCCTCCCCGAACGCCTATCTCGACGCGAACGCGAACGGGACGCTCGACGCGAGCGACCCCGTCGGCCGCCACCCGGTCGTCGCCACCGAGTCCGTTCAGGCGGGACGCGTCGTCGTCGTCGCCGACGCCAGTCTGTTCCTCAACGCGATGCTCGAGCGCGGGGACAACCGCCGCTTCGCCACCGCGCTCTTCGACGATCACCGGCACGCCCTCCTCGATTACTCGCACACGGCCGCCCTCCCGCTCGCGGTTTCGGCGCTCTACGCGCTCCGCGACTCGGCGCTCGGCCAACTCGCCGTCGCGCTCGCCGCGCTCGCCGCCGTCGCCGCGTGGCCGTACCGCCGCCGCGTCCTCGACGCCCTCGCACGGTCGGCGCCGACGGAGACCGACACGCCCCCCCGCCTTGACGCCGAGGCCATCGACGCCTACCTCGCCCGCGAGCACCCCGACTGGGACGCGGAGCGCCGCGCGCGCGTCGTGCAAGGGGTTATTACGCGCCGTCGCGAATCCCCGCGCGATGACTGA